Proteins encoded by one window of Pseudonocardia sp. HH130629-09:
- a CDS encoding carbohydrate ABC transporter permease — MTTTPVPQRSRALTPRALFEVVTSAYVPLLVAVLVVLFPLLWMTLSSFKPLTEIITQTPALLPSAPTTENYATVAERLPFGRVFLNSVLVTVVGAVLKVALAVFTAYGLVFVRFPFKNWIFAGLLVTLMVPPQVALLPNYTLITALGGADTYWGIILPGLGTAFGTFLLRQHFRTLPPSLLEAAELDGAGHWRRLTRVVLPVSAPTVATVALITIVYEWNDYLWPLVIVSDPQMMTLPVGLTLLANVDNRAAAYGQLMAGSVAVIVPVLIVFIALQRHIIAGLTQGAVKD; from the coding sequence ATGACCACCACCCCCGTCCCGCAGCGCTCCCGCGCACTCACCCCGCGGGCCCTGTTCGAGGTCGTGACCAGCGCCTACGTTCCGCTGCTGGTGGCCGTGCTGGTCGTGCTGTTCCCGCTGCTGTGGATGACGCTGTCGTCGTTCAAGCCGCTGACCGAGATCATCACTCAGACCCCGGCGCTGCTGCCGTCCGCGCCGACGACGGAGAACTACGCCACCGTCGCCGAGCGCCTTCCGTTCGGCCGGGTGTTCCTCAACTCGGTGCTGGTCACCGTGGTCGGTGCCGTGCTCAAGGTGGCGCTGGCCGTGTTCACCGCCTACGGGCTGGTGTTCGTCCGGTTCCCGTTCAAGAACTGGATCTTCGCCGGGCTGCTGGTGACTCTGATGGTGCCGCCGCAGGTGGCGCTGCTGCCCAACTACACGCTCATCACCGCGCTCGGCGGCGCGGACACGTACTGGGGCATCATCCTGCCCGGTCTCGGGACGGCGTTCGGCACGTTCCTGCTGCGCCAGCACTTCCGCACGCTCCCGCCGAGCCTGCTGGAGGCCGCGGAGCTCGACGGTGCCGGGCACTGGCGCCGGCTCACCCGGGTGGTGCTGCCGGTGTCCGCACCGACCGTCGCCACCGTCGCGCTGATCACCATCGTCTACGAGTGGAACGACTACCTGTGGCCGCTGGTCATCGTCTCCGATCCGCAGATGATGACCCTGCCCGTAGGGCTCACCCTGCTGGCCAACGTGGACAACCGGGCGGCCGCCTACGGCCAGCTCATGGCCGGCTCGGTCGCCGTGATCGTGCCCGTCCTCATCGTCTTCATCGCGCTGCAGCGCCACATCATCGCCGGCCTCACCCAGGGCGCGGTCAAGGACTGA
- a CDS encoding ABC transporter substrate-binding protein, which yields MIPSLDRRGFLKVAGIAGAAAALAACGGPSTSGGGPADVPEIDYAGVQPAREVTWWTNNPGGSETVSRQIIAAYQQATPGTTVSLVTAGANYEEIAQRFQTAQAGGGSQLPDLVVLSDVWWFRYYMQRSIVPMDPLIAATGIDTADYRQQLIEDYRYDGKLWALPWARSTPIFYYNKAHWQKAGLPDRAPATWAEMAEWGPRLQAAGTGAQKAYQLPALADYAGWSFQNNLWGEGGAWSNEWDVTCDSPEAVRAISALQNAVTSGWAGVAATDGTTDLGAGAVSATVGSTGSLVTVLDAARFDVGAGFLPAGPVAGPVCPTGGAGLGIPAGIPPERQLAAANFAKFLTSPENTVLLSQATGYLPLRTSADTGPLLAETPLREVALDQLDRTRTQDRARAFLPGADQEIARACANILNQRADVQSELTTLRGTLNGIFDTDVKPNI from the coding sequence ATGATCCCGTCGCTCGACCGTCGCGGATTCCTCAAGGTCGCCGGCATCGCCGGTGCCGCCGCGGCGCTGGCCGCCTGCGGTGGACCGTCCACCAGCGGCGGCGGCCCCGCCGACGTGCCGGAGATCGACTACGCCGGTGTGCAGCCGGCGAGGGAGGTCACCTGGTGGACGAACAACCCCGGTGGCTCCGAGACGGTGTCGCGGCAGATCATCGCCGCCTACCAGCAGGCCACCCCGGGCACGACGGTGAGCCTGGTGACCGCGGGCGCGAACTACGAGGAGATCGCGCAGCGCTTCCAGACCGCGCAGGCCGGCGGCGGCTCGCAGCTGCCCGACCTCGTCGTCCTGTCCGACGTGTGGTGGTTCCGCTACTACATGCAGCGCTCCATCGTGCCGATGGACCCGCTGATCGCCGCGACGGGCATCGACACCGCCGACTACCGGCAGCAGCTGATCGAGGACTACCGCTACGACGGCAAGCTCTGGGCCCTGCCCTGGGCGCGTTCGACGCCGATCTTCTACTACAACAAGGCGCACTGGCAGAAGGCCGGCCTGCCCGACCGCGCGCCCGCGACCTGGGCCGAGATGGCCGAGTGGGGGCCGAGGCTGCAGGCCGCGGGCACCGGCGCGCAGAAGGCGTACCAGCTCCCCGCCCTGGCCGACTACGCCGGCTGGTCGTTCCAGAACAACCTCTGGGGCGAGGGCGGTGCCTGGTCGAACGAGTGGGACGTCACCTGCGACTCCCCCGAGGCCGTCCGGGCGATCTCGGCCCTGCAGAACGCGGTGACCTCGGGCTGGGCGGGCGTCGCCGCGACCGACGGCACCACCGACCTGGGTGCCGGGGCGGTGTCGGCGACGGTCGGGTCCACCGGTTCGCTGGTCACCGTGCTCGACGCCGCGCGGTTCGACGTCGGCGCCGGGTTCCTGCCGGCGGGCCCGGTCGCCGGTCCGGTCTGCCCGACCGGGGGCGCCGGCCTCGGCATCCCGGCCGGGATCCCCCCGGAGCGCCAGCTCGCCGCCGCGAACTTCGCGAAGTTCCTGACCAGCCCGGAGAACACCGTGCTGTTGTCCCAGGCCACCGGCTACCTGCCGCTCCGGACCTCGGCGGACACCGGTCCGCTTCTCGCCGAGACCCCGCTGCGCGAGGTCGCCCTCGACCAGCTCGACCGCACCCGCACCCAGGACCGGGCACGCGCGTTCCTCCCGGGCGCCGACCAGGAGATCGCGCGGGCCTGTGCCAACATCCTCAACCAGCGGGCCGACGTGCAGAGCGAGCTGACCACGCTCAGGGGCACGTTGAACGGCATCTTCGACACCGACGTGAAGCCCAACATCTGA
- a CDS encoding ABC transporter ATP-binding protein produces the protein MATVTYDSATRIYPGSDTPAVDELDLEIADGEFLVLVGPSGCGKSTSLRMLAGLEDVDAGAIRIGDRDVTDVRPKDRDIAMVFQNYALYPHMTVAANMGFALTNAGRPRDEIARRVAEAAKILDLEGLLDRKPRALSGGQRQRVAMGRAIVREPAVFCMDEPLSNLDAKLRVSTRTQIASLQRRLGVTTVYVTHDQVEAMTMGDRVAVLSGGVLQQCAAPRELYERPVNAFVAGFVGSPAMNLVTGPTGTDGSVSLGGVRIPVPGGSSETVTVGIRPEDLRPAGAGDGLEVTVDVVEELGADAYVYGTLTEAAGHDGAGTTLVARVDARTPPERGTRLRLVPDPDRTHLFDGGTGARLG, from the coding sequence ATGGCAACGGTCACCTACGACTCGGCGACGCGGATCTACCCCGGGTCGGACACCCCCGCCGTCGACGAGCTGGACCTGGAGATCGCCGACGGCGAGTTCCTCGTGCTCGTCGGGCCGTCCGGCTGCGGGAAGTCGACGTCGCTGCGGATGCTCGCGGGTCTGGAGGACGTCGACGCCGGCGCCATCCGGATCGGCGACCGCGACGTCACCGACGTCCGGCCCAAGGACCGCGACATCGCGATGGTGTTCCAGAACTACGCGCTCTACCCGCACATGACGGTCGCCGCGAACATGGGCTTCGCGCTGACCAACGCGGGCCGGCCGCGCGACGAGATCGCCCGCCGCGTCGCCGAGGCGGCGAAGATCCTCGACCTGGAGGGACTGCTGGACCGCAAGCCGCGTGCCCTGTCGGGCGGGCAGCGTCAGCGGGTCGCGATGGGCCGCGCGATCGTGCGCGAGCCCGCCGTGTTCTGCATGGACGAGCCGCTGTCCAACCTGGACGCGAAGCTGCGGGTGTCCACCCGGACCCAGATCGCCTCCCTGCAGCGGCGCCTGGGTGTCACCACCGTCTACGTCACCCACGACCAGGTGGAGGCGATGACGATGGGCGACCGCGTCGCGGTGCTGTCGGGCGGGGTGCTGCAGCAGTGCGCCGCCCCGCGCGAGCTGTACGAGCGCCCGGTGAACGCCTTCGTCGCCGGGTTCGTGGGGTCACCGGCGATGAACCTGGTGACGGGGCCCACCGGCACCGACGGGTCGGTGTCCCTCGGCGGGGTGCGGATCCCGGTGCCCGGCGGGTCGTCGGAGACGGTCACGGTCGGCATCCGGCCGGAGGACCTGCGCCCCGCCGGGGCCGGGGACGGGCTGGAGGTGACCGTCGACGTCGTCGAGGAGCTGGGGGCCGACGCCTACGTCTACGGCACCCTCACCGAGGCCGCGGGACACGACGGCGCCGGGACGACGCTGGTGGCCCGGGTCGACGCGCGCACCCCGCCGGAGCGCGGGACCCGCCTGCGCCTGGTCCCCGACCCGGACCGCACCCACCTGTTCGACGGCGGCACCGGCGCCCGCCTGGGGTGA
- a CDS encoding malate dehydrogenase gives MSATPVTVTVTGAAGQIGYALLFRIASGQLLGPDTPVTLNLLEIPQAVKAAEGTAMELDDCAFPLLRGIDIFDDANAAFSGTNVALLVGARPRSKGMERGDLLEANGGIFGPQGKAINAGAADDVRVLVVGNPANTNALIAQAAAPDVPAERFTAMTRLDHNRALAQLSKKLGVGLDEISKLTIWGNHSATQYPDLFHAEVGGKIAAEQVEREWLENDFIPTVAKRGAAIIEARGASSAASAANAAIDHVYDWVNGTPAGDWTSAAIPSDGSYGVPEGIISSFPVTSENGAWKIVQGLEIDEFSRGKIDASVAELVEERDTVAKLGLI, from the coding sequence GTGTCTGCTACCCCCGTTACCGTTACCGTCACCGGAGCCGCTGGCCAGATCGGTTACGCGCTGCTCTTCCGGATCGCCTCCGGGCAGCTGCTGGGGCCCGACACCCCAGTCACGCTGAACCTGCTGGAGATCCCGCAGGCCGTGAAGGCCGCCGAGGGCACCGCGATGGAGCTCGACGACTGCGCCTTCCCGCTGCTGCGCGGGATCGACATCTTCGACGACGCGAACGCCGCGTTCTCCGGCACCAACGTCGCGCTGCTCGTCGGTGCCCGTCCCCGCAGCAAGGGCATGGAGCGCGGCGACCTGCTCGAGGCCAACGGCGGCATCTTCGGCCCGCAGGGCAAGGCGATCAACGCCGGTGCCGCGGACGACGTGCGCGTCCTGGTCGTCGGCAACCCGGCCAACACCAACGCCCTGATCGCCCAGGCCGCGGCGCCGGACGTCCCGGCCGAGCGGTTCACCGCGATGACCCGCCTCGACCACAACCGCGCGCTGGCGCAGCTGTCGAAGAAGCTCGGCGTCGGCCTCGACGAGATCAGCAAGCTGACCATCTGGGGCAACCACTCGGCCACCCAGTACCCCGACCTCTTCCACGCCGAGGTCGGCGGCAAGATCGCCGCTGAGCAGGTCGAGCGGGAGTGGCTGGAGAACGACTTCATCCCGACCGTCGCCAAGCGCGGCGCCGCGATCATCGAGGCCCGGGGCGCGTCCTCGGCCGCGTCGGCCGCGAACGCCGCCATCGACCACGTCTACGACTGGGTCAACGGCACCCCGGCCGGCGACTGGACCTCCGCCGCGATCCCGTCGGACGGCTCCTACGGCGTCCCCGAGGGCATCATCTCCTCGTTCCCGGTCACCTCCGAGAACGGCGCGTGGAAGATCGTCCAGGGCCTGGAGATCGACGAGTTCTCCCGCGGGAAGATCGACGCGAGCGTCGCGGAGCTGGTCGAGGAGCGCGACACCGTCGCCAAGCTCGGCCTCATCTGA
- a CDS encoding DUF418 domain-containing protein — MRDVPVTGRAPAPDLARGAALLLIAVANAHTFVTHRGIGVRTYPLDPTGVDAWLAAVQLTLVDGRAYPLFALLFGYGIAGLARRAARAGAGPDQVLALVRRRGGALFAVGAAHAVLLWHGDFVAAYGLIAVVLAPVLVRGSTAVLVLTGVAATTLLAVLYAPVALTRSDAASASPSLVAPDVVSAAVERFGEWLFGNLLISAVGLAGAAVAGVLVARAGWLDDPARHRRALRRVAVAGIGAGVVGGLPLGLVAAGAWTPSAPVALVVGVLHAVTGHAAGAGYAALAGLVVARRTRSAGAAPGGWVIRALVALGRRSLSGYLAQSVAFVALFPAWTLGLGAGLPLWAATLCGAGVWLVTVVVAVVAGRRGHRGPAEVLLRRLTYGRTPAPAHRPAGP; from the coding sequence ATGCGTGACGTCCCGGTGACCGGTCGTGCACCGGCGCCGGACCTGGCCCGCGGCGCGGCGCTGCTGCTGATCGCCGTGGCGAACGCGCACACCTTCGTCACCCACCGGGGCATCGGGGTGCGCACCTACCCGCTCGACCCGACCGGCGTCGACGCCTGGCTCGCCGCGGTGCAGCTGACCCTGGTCGACGGCCGGGCCTACCCGCTGTTCGCGCTGCTGTTCGGCTACGGCATCGCCGGGCTCGCCCGCCGCGCGGCCCGCGCCGGTGCCGGGCCCGACCAGGTGCTGGCCCTGGTCCGGCGCCGGGGCGGGGCGCTGTTCGCCGTCGGCGCCGCGCACGCGGTGCTGCTGTGGCACGGGGACTTCGTCGCCGCCTACGGCCTGATCGCCGTGGTGCTCGCGCCGGTGCTGGTCCGCGGGTCGACCGCGGTGCTGGTGCTCACCGGCGTGGCCGCGACGACGCTGCTGGCGGTGCTCTACGCCCCCGTCGCGCTGACCCGGTCCGACGCGGCGTCGGCGTCGCCGTCGCTGGTCGCACCGGACGTGGTGTCCGCGGCGGTGGAGCGCTTCGGCGAGTGGCTGTTCGGCAACCTGCTGATCAGCGCGGTCGGGCTGGCGGGGGCCGCGGTCGCGGGGGTCCTCGTCGCCCGGGCCGGCTGGCTCGACGACCCGGCCCGGCACCGTCGCGCGCTGCGCCGGGTCGCCGTCGCGGGGATCGGGGCCGGGGTCGTGGGCGGCCTGCCGCTGGGGCTGGTCGCCGCGGGGGCGTGGACGCCGTCGGCGCCGGTCGCGCTCGTGGTCGGGGTGCTGCACGCCGTCACCGGCCACGCCGCGGGCGCCGGGTACGCGGCGCTGGCCGGGCTGGTCGTCGCGCGACGGACACGGTCCGCCGGAGCGGCGCCGGGCGGGTGGGTGATCCGCGCGCTGGTCGCGCTGGGGCGGCGCTCGCTGAGCGGGTACCTGGCGCAGTCGGTGGCGTTCGTGGCCCTGTTCCCGGCCTGGACGCTCGGGCTCGGCGCGGGCCTGCCGCTGTGGGCGGCGACGCTGTGCGGGGCCGGGGTGTGGCTGGTGACCGTCGTCGTCGCCGTGGTCGCCGGGCGCCGAGGCCACCGCGGCCCGGCCGAGGTGCTGCTGCGCCGGCTGACCTACGGCCGCACCCCGGCTCCCGCACACCGCCCCGCCGGACCATAG
- a CDS encoding CoA-binding protein: MTWENPPAWRRQQILRDTRTVAVVGASPNPARASNFVATYLLASTGFEVYFVNPNAPEILGRPVYPSLAELPVVPDLVDVFRRPEDLGGVLDEVLALDPTPSTFWLQFGLFDEELARRAEAAGLTVVMDRCLKVEHARFAGGLHLAGFDTGVITSRRRD; encoded by the coding sequence GTGACCTGGGAGAACCCGCCCGCGTGGCGGCGCCAGCAGATCCTGCGCGACACCCGCACCGTCGCCGTCGTCGGGGCGAGCCCGAACCCGGCCCGGGCCAGCAACTTCGTCGCCACCTACCTGCTGGCCTCGACCGGCTTCGAGGTGTACTTCGTCAACCCGAACGCACCGGAGATCCTCGGGCGCCCGGTGTACCCCTCGCTCGCGGAGCTGCCGGTGGTGCCGGACCTGGTCGACGTCTTCCGCCGCCCCGAGGACCTCGGCGGGGTGCTCGACGAGGTCCTCGCCCTGGACCCGACGCCGTCGACGTTCTGGCTCCAGTTCGGCCTGTTCGACGAGGAGCTGGCCCGTCGCGCGGAGGCCGCGGGCCTGACCGTGGTGATGGACCGGTGCCTCAAGGTGGAGCACGCGCGCTTCGCCGGCGGTCTGCACCTGGCCGGCTTCGACACCGGCGTGATCACCTCGCGGCGCCGGGACTGA
- a CDS encoding O-acetylhomoserine aminocarboxypropyltransferase/cysteine synthase family protein encodes MSEPSGPSERDDRSDRAWGFRTRAVHAGTVPDAATGSRAVPIHQTTSYVFRDTDDAAALFALQKYGLIYSRIANPTVSALEERLASLDGGIGAVCTASGQSAEFLTFAALAGAGDHAVAAAGLYGGTITQLDVTLRRFGVDTTFVPGTDPADYAAAIRADTKFVFAEVVSNPGGEVADIAGLAEVAHAAGLPLIIDATLATPYLCRPLEHGADIVIHSVTKFLGGHGTTLGGVVIESGRFDWGNGRFPGMTEPVPSYGGLTWWGNFQELGFLTKLRAEQLRDVGATLSAYSAFLLMQGVETLPQRMEAHVANAQKVAEWLEADPRVEYVTYPGLPSHRHHERARRYLPAGPGAVFAFGVRGGRAAGARFIEAVQLCSHLANVGDARTLVLHPGSTTHQQLTTEQLEHAGVPEDMIRISVGLEDPDDIVWDLDQALAASQKESS; translated from the coding sequence GTGAGCGAACCATCTGGACCGAGCGAGCGCGACGACCGGTCGGACCGGGCCTGGGGGTTCCGCACCCGGGCCGTGCACGCCGGGACGGTGCCGGACGCGGCGACCGGCTCGCGCGCGGTGCCGATCCACCAGACCACCAGCTACGTCTTCCGCGACACCGACGACGCCGCGGCGCTGTTCGCGCTGCAGAAGTACGGGCTGATCTACTCCCGGATCGCCAACCCGACGGTGTCGGCGCTGGAGGAGCGCCTGGCCAGCCTGGACGGTGGCATCGGCGCGGTGTGCACGGCCAGCGGGCAGTCCGCCGAGTTCCTCACCTTCGCCGCCCTCGCCGGGGCGGGCGACCACGCCGTCGCCGCGGCCGGGCTCTACGGCGGCACCATCACCCAGCTCGACGTGACGCTGCGCCGCTTCGGCGTCGACACGACCTTCGTGCCGGGCACCGACCCGGCCGACTACGCCGCCGCGATCCGCGCCGACACCAAGTTCGTGTTCGCCGAGGTCGTGTCCAACCCGGGCGGCGAGGTCGCCGACATCGCCGGGCTCGCCGAGGTCGCGCACGCGGCCGGGCTCCCGCTGATCATCGACGCGACGCTGGCGACGCCGTACCTGTGCCGGCCGCTGGAGCACGGCGCGGACATCGTGATCCACTCGGTGACGAAGTTCCTCGGCGGGCACGGCACCACCCTCGGCGGTGTGGTGATCGAGTCCGGCCGCTTCGACTGGGGCAACGGCCGCTTCCCCGGGATGACCGAGCCGGTCCCGTCCTACGGCGGACTCACCTGGTGGGGCAACTTCCAGGAGCTCGGGTTCCTCACCAAGCTGCGTGCCGAGCAGCTGCGCGACGTCGGCGCCACGCTGTCGGCGTACTCGGCGTTCCTGCTGATGCAGGGCGTCGAGACGCTGCCGCAGCGGATGGAGGCGCACGTGGCGAACGCACAGAAGGTCGCCGAGTGGCTCGAGGCCGACCCGCGGGTGGAGTACGTGACCTACCCCGGGCTGCCGTCGCACCGCCACCACGAGCGGGCTCGCCGGTATCTGCCCGCGGGGCCGGGCGCGGTGTTCGCGTTCGGGGTGCGCGGCGGCCGGGCGGCCGGGGCGCGGTTCATCGAGGCGGTGCAGCTGTGCAGCCACCTCGCCAACGTCGGCGACGCCCGGACCCTCGTCCTGCACCCCGGGTCCACCACCCACCAGCAGCTCACCACCGAGCAGCTGGAGCACGCAGGCGTCCCCGAGGACATGATCCGGATCTCGGTCGGTCTGGAGGACCCGGACGACATCGTCTGGGACCTCGACCAGGCGCTGGCCGCCTCGCAGAAGGAGAGCTCGTGA
- a CDS encoding dienelactone hydrolase family protein has protein sequence MTVESEVSLPSVNGGRLPGLLVRPESGTPGPAIVMIYEIFGMTGEMRRIAREFARDGYTVLIPDLFARGQVRPLCIAATVTTMATGRGAALGDCESARRWLADQPTVDRDRIGVMGFCMGGGFAMLLSRTGLYRVAVPFYGRAGVAVEPVCPVVASFGERDAQFADGYPQRLGADLEERGIPHDVVVYPGAGHSFMTRTPGVTGALARRSPLHAEYHEPSATDATERVRAFLHDHL, from the coding sequence GTGACCGTCGAGTCCGAGGTCTCGCTGCCCAGCGTCAACGGCGGGCGGCTGCCCGGCCTCCTGGTCCGCCCGGAGTCCGGCACGCCCGGCCCCGCGATCGTGATGATCTACGAGATCTTCGGGATGACGGGTGAGATGCGCCGCATCGCGCGGGAGTTCGCGCGCGACGGCTACACCGTGCTGATCCCGGACCTGTTCGCCCGGGGCCAGGTCCGGCCACTGTGCATCGCCGCGACCGTCACCACGATGGCCACCGGACGCGGCGCCGCGCTCGGCGACTGCGAGTCGGCGCGGCGCTGGCTGGCCGACCAGCCGACCGTCGACCGCGACCGGATCGGCGTCATGGGGTTCTGCATGGGCGGCGGGTTCGCGATGCTGCTGTCCCGGACCGGCCTGTACCGGGTCGCGGTGCCGTTCTACGGCCGCGCCGGCGTCGCGGTGGAACCGGTCTGCCCGGTCGTCGCCAGCTTCGGGGAGCGCGACGCGCAGTTCGCCGACGGCTACCCGCAGCGCCTCGGGGCCGACCTGGAGGAGCGGGGGATCCCGCACGACGTCGTCGTCTACCCCGGGGCGGGCCACTCGTTCATGACCCGCACCCCGGGTGTGACGGGGGCGCTGGCGCGGCGCTCGCCGCTGCACGCGGAATACCACGAGCCCTCGGCGACGGACGCGACCGAGCGGGTGCGGGCCTTCCTGCACGATCACCTGTAG
- a CDS encoding acyl-CoA thioesterase, producing MSADSATAQTAADGEPRGQAVLDDLVALLDLERLEDNLFRGVSPPVSLPRVFGGQVAGQALVAAGRTVPADRGVHSLHAYFIRPGDPSIPIVYETERVRDGRSFTTRRVLAIQRGEAIFSLSASFQLPQKGLEHSQPMPAGVPEPDAVDDLGTRAARGDGGWMAGLPRPLDIRLIDEPSWSQDHPGPSDDPMRLWLRADGELPDDPLLHVCLLTYASDLTLLGSVVARHDVPRTGLQMASLDHAMWFHGPLRADEWLLYSCFSPAASGGRGLASGRFFTADGRLVATTMQEGLVRVPRPGREDRR from the coding sequence GTGAGTGCCGATTCCGCAACCGCGCAGACCGCAGCCGACGGCGAACCGCGCGGCCAGGCCGTCCTCGACGACCTGGTCGCGCTGCTGGACCTGGAGCGGCTGGAGGACAACCTGTTCCGCGGGGTCAGCCCGCCGGTCTCGCTGCCCCGGGTGTTCGGCGGGCAGGTCGCCGGGCAGGCGCTGGTGGCCGCGGGCCGCACCGTGCCCGCCGACCGCGGCGTGCACTCGCTGCACGCCTACTTCATCCGGCCGGGGGACCCGAGCATCCCGATCGTCTACGAGACCGAGAGGGTCCGCGACGGCCGCTCGTTCACCACCCGCCGGGTGCTCGCCATCCAGCGCGGTGAGGCGATCTTCTCGCTGTCGGCGTCGTTCCAGCTGCCGCAGAAGGGCCTGGAGCACTCCCAGCCGATGCCGGCGGGCGTCCCCGAGCCCGACGCCGTCGACGACCTCGGGACCCGCGCAGCGCGCGGTGACGGCGGCTGGATGGCGGGGCTGCCCCGCCCGCTCGACATCCGGCTGATCGACGAGCCGTCGTGGTCGCAGGACCACCCCGGCCCGTCGGACGATCCGATGCGGCTCTGGCTGCGGGCCGACGGCGAGCTGCCCGACGACCCGCTGCTGCACGTCTGCCTGCTCACCTACGCCAGCGACCTCACCCTGCTCGGATCGGTCGTCGCCCGGCACGACGTGCCCCGCACCGGCCTGCAGATGGCGAGCCTGGACCACGCGATGTGGTTCCACGGGCCGCTGCGCGCCGACGAGTGGCTGCTCTACTCCTGCTTCTCCCCGGCCGCGTCCGGCGGGCGCGGGCTCGCGAGCGGGAGGTTCTTCACCGCCGACGGCCGCCTGGTCGCCACCACCATGCAGGAGGGGCTCGTCCGGGTCCCCCGTCCCGGCCGGGAGGACCGCCGGTGA
- the pyk gene encoding pyruvate kinase has product MTRRTKIVCTIGPATATPDRIRDLVEAGMDVARLNFSHGDRADHKRVYEMVRDAADSTGRAVGILADLQGPKIRLGRFADGPTEWRTGEEVRIIVQDRAGTHDQVSTTYKGLAQDARVDDRMLVDDGKVGLRVVAVEGDDVVCKVTEGGPVSDNKGLSLPGMNISVPALSDKDVADLEFAMSLRVDVVALSFVRSPADIDLVHKIMDNTGAGRVPVIAKLEKPEAVDNLEAVVLAFDGIMVARGDLGVELPLQNVPLVQKRAVQIARENAKPVIVATQMLDSMITSSRPTRAEASDVANAVLDGTDAVMLSGETSVGRYPIKTVRTMAEIIEAVEAGPADVPPLNHVPRTKRGVLSYAARDIGERLSARALVAFSQSGDTVRRLARLHTRLPLLAFTPEPAVRSQLAMTWGVETFLVDRVDSTDAMIRQVDHAILSIGRFKPGDLVVVVAGSPPSTVGSTNLIRVHRLGEDDHA; this is encoded by the coding sequence GTGACACGTCGAACCAAGATCGTCTGCACCATCGGACCGGCCACGGCGACCCCGGACCGGATCCGTGACCTCGTGGAAGCGGGCATGGACGTGGCCCGGCTCAACTTCAGCCACGGGGACCGCGCCGACCACAAGCGGGTCTACGAGATGGTCCGCGACGCCGCCGACTCGACCGGGCGCGCCGTCGGCATCCTGGCCGACCTGCAGGGCCCGAAGATCCGCCTCGGCCGCTTCGCCGACGGTCCCACCGAGTGGCGCACCGGGGAGGAGGTGCGGATCATCGTCCAGGACCGCGCCGGCACCCACGACCAGGTCTCGACCACCTACAAGGGCCTCGCCCAGGACGCCCGGGTCGACGACCGGATGCTCGTCGACGACGGCAAGGTCGGCCTGCGGGTCGTGGCCGTCGAGGGGGACGACGTGGTCTGCAAGGTCACCGAGGGCGGCCCGGTCTCGGACAACAAGGGCCTGTCGCTGCCGGGGATGAACATCTCTGTGCCGGCCCTGTCGGACAAGGACGTCGCGGACCTGGAGTTCGCGATGTCGCTGCGGGTCGACGTCGTGGCGCTGTCGTTCGTGCGCAGCCCCGCCGACATCGACCTCGTCCACAAGATCATGGACAACACCGGCGCCGGCCGCGTCCCGGTGATCGCCAAGCTGGAGAAGCCCGAGGCCGTCGACAACCTCGAGGCCGTCGTGCTGGCCTTCGACGGGATCATGGTCGCCCGCGGCGACCTCGGCGTCGAGCTCCCGCTGCAGAACGTGCCGCTGGTGCAGAAGCGCGCCGTGCAGATCGCCCGGGAGAACGCCAAGCCGGTCATCGTCGCGACCCAGATGCTGGACTCGATGATCACCAGCTCGCGGCCGACCCGGGCCGAGGCGTCCGACGTCGCCAACGCGGTGCTCGACGGCACCGACGCGGTGATGCTGTCCGGAGAGACCAGCGTCGGCCGGTACCCGATCAAGACCGTGCGGACGATGGCCGAGATCATCGAGGCGGTGGAGGCGGGACCGGCCGACGTGCCGCCGCTCAACCACGTGCCCCGCACCAAGCGCGGCGTGCTGTCCTACGCCGCCCGCGACATCGGCGAGCGGCTCTCGGCCCGGGCGCTGGTCGCGTTCTCCCAGTCCGGGGACACCGTGCGGCGCCTGGCCCGGTTGCACACCCGGCTCCCGCTGCTGGCCTTCACCCCCGAGCCCGCGGTGCGCAGCCAGCTCGCGATGACCTGGGGCGTGGAGACGTTCCTGGTCGACAGGGTCGACTCGACCGACGCGATGATCCGCCAGGTCGACCACGCGATCCTGTCGATCGGCCGGTTCAAGCCGGGCGACCTGGTCGTCGTCGTCGCCGGTTCGCCGCCCTCCACGGTCGGCTCGACCAACCTGATCCGGGTGCACCGCCTGGGCGAGGACGACCACGCCTGA
- a CDS encoding VanZ family protein produces MEQTGGVRVQPFILSVLLSLVILFTPASGVPTAPAGTDKLVHLLLFALLAWTGRAAGIRVWPLLGGLVAYAAASEVAQALLPIGRSGDVLDALVDVAGAALGLGLTVLVARRRPGRETSSRL; encoded by the coding sequence GTGGAGCAGACTGGGGGCGTGCGCGTCCAGCCGTTCATCCTGTCGGTCCTGTTGAGCCTGGTCATCCTGTTCACCCCGGCGTCCGGGGTCCCGACGGCACCTGCGGGCACCGACAAGCTCGTCCACCTGCTGCTGTTCGCGCTGCTGGCGTGGACCGGGCGGGCCGCCGGGATCCGGGTGTGGCCGCTGCTGGGCGGGCTGGTCGCCTACGCGGCGGCCTCGGAGGTCGCGCAGGCGCTGCTGCCGATCGGGCGCAGCGGGGACGTCCTCGACGCGCTCGTCGACGTCGCCGGGGCGGCGCTCGGGCTGGGGCTGACCGTGCTGGTGGCCCGACGGCGACCGGGCCGCGAGACGTCGTCGCGGCTCTGA